One genomic region from Branchiostoma lanceolatum isolate klBraLanc5 chromosome 7, klBraLanc5.hap2, whole genome shotgun sequence encodes:
- the LOC136438614 gene encoding G1/S-specific cyclin-E1-like isoform X2, whose protein sequence is MADAGRWNCAFPSFAMIDPVLEWRKSIFTPGSHFQIRNLLSDSRLSPLPDLNWASSRELWSPMLEKEAHYNRDHNYLNRHEGLAPRMRAILLDWLIEVCEVYRLHRETFYLAQDFIDRFLSTERDLPKHRLQHIGITALFIAAKLEEIYPPKVTEFAYVTDGACTDEEILDMEIVMLKALNWELSPMTVNSWLNVYLQLANLDAIDCEEFYLPQYSGHTFVQVAQLLDLCMLDISSLQFSYAAIATAALYHNSCRDICLRVSGFSWEEVAPCVQWMTPYAITRREAGYVPLKMYNQISPESAHNIQNHTCDLAMLEKAQARQAEMSALSRASPLSIPGMITPPQSNKKQHTTN, encoded by the exons ATGGCAGACGCAGGAAGGTGGAATTGTGCTTTCCCTAGTTTTGCCATGATTGACCCTGTCTTAGAGTGGAGAAAATCGATTTTCACCCCCG GTTCACACTTCCAGATCAGGAATCTCCTCAGCGACAGTAGACTATCACCGTTACCCGACCTGAACTGGGCCAGCTCCAGAGAGCTGTGGTCGCCCATGTTGGAGAAGGAGGCTCACTACAACAGAGATCACAACTACCTGAACAGACACGAGGGGCTGGCTCCGCGCATGAGGGCCATCTTGTTAGACTGGTTAATAGAG GTGTGTGAAGTGTACAGATTACACAGAGAGACGTTCTACTTAGCACAGGACTTCATCGACAGATTCCTGTCCACAGAGAGAGACTTGCCCAAACACAGACTACAGCATATAGGCATCACAGCTCTCTTCATAGCAGCAAAGTTAGAG GAAATATACCCGCCAAAAGTGACAGAGTTTGCCTATGTGACGGATGGTGCCTGTACAGATGAAGAAATCCTGGATATGGAAATAGTTATGTTGAAG GCCCTGAACTGGGAGTTGTCCCCGATGACAGTAAACTCCTGGCTGAATGTCTACCTCCAGCTGGCTAATCTGGACGCCATAGACTGCGAAGAGTTCTACTTGCCACAATACTCAGGACACACCTTTGTACAGGTTGCCCAG CTGTTGGACCTGTGCATGCTGGACATCAGCTCCCTGCAGTTCTCCTACGCTGCCATTGCCACTGCTGCTCTCTACCACAACAGTTGTCGGGACATCTGCCTCAGAGTCTCAG GTTTTTCATGGGAAGAAGTGGCGCCCTGTGTGCAGTGGATGACACCGTATGCCATCACGAGGAGAGAAGCAGGCTACGTTCCACTCAAGATGTACAACCAGATCAGTCCAGAGTCTGCACACAATATCCAAAACCACACCTGTGATCTGGCTATGCTG GAGAAAGCCCAGGCCAGACAGGCGGAGATGTCGGCCCTGTCCCGAGCCAGCCCTCTGTCCATCCCCGGGATGATCACCCCTCCTCAAAGCAACAAGAAACAGCATACCACCAATTGA